Proteins co-encoded in one Desulfovibrio aminophilus genomic window:
- a CDS encoding HlyD family secretion protein gives MLFKRWFAIPLMLAIAVGGFLAWRHFRTPAQDPGFASGNGRIEATEVQISTKLAGRLVAVLAREGDDVPEGQVLARMDTKILEADLREAKAAVVQAAHKKASAEAALAQRRNEIAAAEALVAQRTSQLNLANTEMRRSRELHSGGFLAREKLDVDVTATKTNTAQLQAARAQLLAAQSALEAARAGVLEAQAAMEAAQARAETIQADIADSTLTAPVAGRVLYRLAEPGEVLGVGGHVLTLLDLSDVYMTLFLPTEQAGRAALGAEARIVLDVLPDLSIPARVTFVSPQAQFTPKAVETRTEREKLMFRIKVNIPEELLKAHSRQVKTGLPGVAYVRLDPEASWPSSVPPLFEGKKTSP, from the coding sequence ATGCTGTTCAAACGTTGGTTCGCCATCCCCCTGATGCTGGCAATCGCCGTGGGCGGATTCCTCGCCTGGCGGCACTTCAGGACACCCGCCCAGGATCCTGGATTCGCCTCGGGCAACGGCCGCATCGAGGCCACCGAGGTGCAGATATCCACCAAGCTGGCCGGACGCCTGGTGGCCGTGCTGGCCCGGGAGGGCGACGACGTGCCCGAGGGCCAGGTGCTGGCCCGGATGGACACCAAGATCCTGGAGGCCGACCTGCGCGAGGCCAAGGCGGCCGTCGTCCAGGCGGCGCACAAGAAGGCCAGCGCCGAGGCGGCCCTGGCCCAGCGCCGGAACGAGATCGCCGCGGCCGAGGCCCTGGTGGCCCAGCGCACGAGCCAGCTCAATCTGGCGAACACCGAGATGCGCCGGAGCCGGGAGCTGCATTCGGGCGGTTTCCTGGCCCGCGAGAAGCTGGACGTGGACGTGACGGCCACGAAGACCAACACGGCCCAGCTTCAGGCCGCGCGGGCCCAGCTCCTGGCCGCCCAGTCGGCCCTGGAGGCGGCGCGGGCCGGCGTCCTGGAGGCCCAGGCGGCGATGGAGGCGGCCCAGGCCAGGGCCGAGACCATCCAGGCGGACATCGCGGACTCCACCCTGACCGCGCCCGTTGCCGGGCGGGTGCTCTACCGGCTGGCCGAACCCGGCGAGGTCCTGGGCGTGGGCGGCCACGTCCTGACCCTGCTCGACCTGAGCGACGTCTACATGACCCTTTTCCTGCCCACCGAGCAGGCGGGCCGGGCGGCCCTGGGCGCCGAGGCGCGCATCGTGCTGGATGTGCTTCCCGACCTGTCCATTCCGGCGCGGGTGACCTTCGTTTCGCCCCAGGCCCAGTTCACGCCCAAGGCCGTGGAGACCCGCACCGAGCGCGAAAAGCTCATGTTCCGCATCAAGGTGAACATTCCCGAGGAACTGCTCAAGGCCCACTCCCGGCAGGTGAAGACGGGGCTGCCCGGGGTGGCCTACGTGCGCCTCGATCCGGAAGCCTCCTGGCCCTCGTCCGTTCCGCCGCTGTTCGAGGGAAAGAAGACCAGCCCATGA
- the rbbA gene encoding ribosome-associated ATPase/putative transporter RbbA, whose protein sequence is MNSGSVARLTSVGLRYGKTTALEAVGLDIPSGRMVGLIGPDGVGKSSLLALISGARRIQEGRVEVLGGDMADARHRAAVCPRIAYMPQGLGRNLYMTLSVFENVDFFGKLFGQDREERKRRIAGLLRATGLAPFRDRPAGKLSGGMKQKLGLCCALIHDPALLILDEPTTGVDPLSRRQFWRLVGRIRAENPGMSVLVATAYMEEAQGFDWLVAMDGGRVLATGTPGELLERTGTSDLDAAFIALLPEDRRRGHKTLVVPPREARGDEPPAITAQGLTMRFGSFTAVDHVDFEIRRGEIFGFLGSNGCGKTTTMKMLTGLLQPSEGRALLFGSPLDARDLKTRGRVGFMTQAFSLYSELTVRHNLTLHAQLFHLPPAEIPGRVEEMLDRFRLKEHAEELPDRLPLGIRQRLSLAVAVIHRPEMLILDEPTSGVDPVARDGFWELLIDLSRNQGVTIFVSTHFMNEGERCDRISLMHAGRVLAGGAPEELIRARGRTTLEDAFIDYLGEVAGDEEGPSGTVPTQTRPPEEARSGPRGFSPRRLAAYADRELREILRDPVRLAVSLLGSVILLCIMGYGLTFDVENLAFAVLDRDQSPESRDYIQNLSGSRYFVEQASLAGTDELDRRMAGGRLSVALEIPPDYGRDLRRGRDVEIGVWVDGAMPFRAETVRGYVEGMHALYLSQLELRGRGEISGLPAADIQVRYRYNQDFKSLYAMVPAVIPLLLVFIPSIMMALGVVREKELGSITNLYVTPVTRTEFLIGKQIPYVAVSMVSYLGLVGLSVFVFRVPLKGSFPTLTLGALLFVTVTTGIGLLLSAFARTQVATLALTAILTLMATITFSGLTTPVSSLQGPGAFIGAVYPVTYFLHISRGVFTKALALGDLYRHFLVLVAWIPALTVLSVLFLPKQEK, encoded by the coding sequence ATGAATTCCGGGAGCGTCGCCCGCCTGACCAGCGTGGGCCTGCGCTATGGCAAGACGACGGCTTTGGAGGCCGTCGGCCTGGACATTCCCTCCGGCCGCATGGTCGGCCTGATCGGGCCGGACGGAGTGGGCAAGTCCAGCCTCCTGGCGCTCATTTCCGGCGCGCGGCGCATCCAGGAGGGGAGGGTGGAGGTCCTGGGCGGCGACATGGCCGACGCCCGCCACCGCGCGGCGGTCTGCCCGCGCATCGCCTACATGCCCCAGGGGCTCGGCCGGAATCTGTACATGACCCTCTCGGTGTTCGAGAACGTGGACTTTTTCGGCAAGCTCTTCGGCCAGGACCGGGAGGAGCGGAAGCGGCGCATCGCCGGGCTGCTGCGCGCCACCGGGCTGGCCCCGTTCCGGGACCGGCCCGCGGGCAAGCTCTCCGGGGGCATGAAGCAGAAGCTCGGCCTGTGCTGCGCCCTGATCCACGACCCGGCCCTGCTCATCCTGGACGAGCCGACGACCGGCGTGGACCCGCTTTCGCGGCGCCAGTTCTGGCGGCTCGTCGGGCGCATCCGCGCCGAGAATCCGGGCATGAGCGTCCTGGTGGCCACGGCCTACATGGAGGAGGCCCAGGGTTTCGACTGGCTCGTGGCCATGGACGGCGGCCGGGTGCTGGCCACGGGGACGCCCGGGGAGCTGCTGGAGCGCACCGGAACATCCGACCTGGACGCGGCGTTCATCGCGCTCCTGCCCGAGGACAGGCGCAGGGGCCACAAGACCCTGGTGGTTCCGCCGCGCGAGGCGCGCGGGGATGAGCCCCCGGCCATCACCGCCCAGGGCCTGACCATGCGCTTCGGCTCGTTCACGGCCGTGGACCATGTGGACTTCGAGATCCGGCGCGGCGAGATTTTCGGTTTCCTGGGCTCCAACGGCTGCGGCAAGACCACGACCATGAAGATGCTCACCGGGCTGTTGCAGCCGAGCGAGGGCCGGGCCCTGCTCTTCGGCAGCCCGCTGGACGCCCGCGACCTGAAGACCCGCGGCCGCGTGGGCTTCATGACCCAGGCCTTCTCGCTCTACAGCGAACTCACCGTACGCCACAATCTGACGCTGCACGCCCAGCTTTTCCACCTGCCCCCGGCCGAGATTCCCGGCCGCGTGGAGGAGATGCTCGATCGGTTCAGGCTCAAGGAACACGCCGAGGAACTGCCGGACCGCCTGCCCCTGGGCATCCGCCAGCGTCTCTCCCTGGCGGTGGCCGTGATCCACAGGCCCGAGATGCTCATCCTGGACGAGCCCACCTCGGGCGTGGACCCCGTGGCCCGCGACGGCTTCTGGGAACTGCTGATCGACCTCTCCCGGAACCAGGGAGTGACCATCTTCGTCTCCACCCACTTCATGAACGAGGGCGAACGCTGCGACCGCATCTCCCTGATGCACGCTGGCCGGGTCCTGGCCGGCGGCGCGCCGGAGGAGCTCATCCGGGCGCGCGGCAGGACGACCCTGGAGGACGCCTTCATCGACTATCTGGGCGAGGTCGCGGGAGACGAGGAGGGGCCGTCCGGAACCGTTCCGACGCAGACCCGGCCTCCGGAGGAGGCGCGTTCCGGTCCCCGAGGCTTCAGCCCGCGCCGCCTCGCCGCCTACGCCGACCGGGAGCTGCGGGAGATCCTGCGTGATCCCGTGCGGCTGGCGGTGTCCCTGCTGGGTTCGGTGATCCTTCTGTGCATCATGGGCTACGGGCTGACCTTCGATGTGGAGAACCTCGCTTTCGCGGTCCTGGACCGGGACCAGTCCCCCGAGAGCCGGGACTACATCCAGAACCTCTCGGGATCGCGCTATTTCGTCGAGCAGGCGTCCCTGGCAGGCACGGACGAACTGGACCGGCGCATGGCCGGGGGAAGGCTGAGCGTGGCCCTGGAGATCCCGCCGGACTACGGCAGGGACCTCCGGCGCGGGCGGGACGTGGAGATCGGCGTCTGGGTGGACGGGGCCATGCCCTTCCGGGCCGAAACCGTGCGGGGCTATGTGGAGGGCATGCACGCCCTGTATCTGAGCCAGTTGGAGCTGCGCGGCCGGGGCGAGATCTCCGGGCTCCCGGCCGCCGACATCCAGGTGCGCTACCGCTACAACCAGGACTTCAAGAGCCTGTACGCCATGGTCCCGGCGGTCATTCCGCTGCTGCTCGTGTTCATCCCCTCGATCATGATGGCTCTCGGCGTGGTGCGCGAAAAGGAACTGGGCTCCATCACCAACCTCTACGTCACCCCGGTGACCAGGACGGAGTTCCTGATCGGCAAGCAGATCCCCTACGTGGCCGTGAGCATGGTCAGCTACCTGGGGCTGGTGGGGCTGTCGGTGTTCGTCTTCCGGGTGCCGCTCAAGGGCAGCTTCCCGACCCTGACCCTGGGCGCGCTGCTCTTCGTCACGGTGACCACGGGCATCGGCCTGCTCCTCTCGGCCTTCGCCCGGACCCAGGTGGCGACCCTGGCGCTCACCGCCATCCTGACCCTCATGGCCACGATCACCTTCTCGGGCCTGACCACCCCGGTGTCCTCGCTCCAGGGGCCGGGCGCGTTCATCGGCGCGGTGTATCCGGTGACCTATTTCCTGCACATCAGCCGGGGGGTCTTCACCAAGGCCCTGGCCCTCGGGGACCTCTACCGCCATTTCCTGGTCCTGGTCGCCTGGATTCCGGCGCTGACCGTGCTGAGCGTGCTCTTCCTGCCCAAACAGGAGAAATGA